GGCATGCGGTGCTCGGCATCCTGCGCCCAGTAGGCCTGAAGCGTTTGCCAGTTTTGCCGCACAATCTCGCGGTTTTCTGGCGTGAGAGCCGGGGAATCGGTCACCAGACGCCCATCGGCGATGCCCTGCCAGATGCCTGCCACGGCTTCGTCGTCAGTTAACTGCTCTTCCGTCAGCCAACCGTGGTCGACCGCCAAGGGCGCGAGCGCGCGCAGGATCTTGACGTTGTTGCGCCGGGCGGCAAAGCCACTGCGTGCCCCACCCTCGCCGCTCTGTGCGCTGGCGTTTTCGGCGCGGACGGCATTGGCGTATTCGTCAAAATACTCACGGCTGACATGATCTCCCGCGGTGTAGACGGTCGTGACGCCCTCGCGGTCGGCTGCAATCGTAAGGCGCACATCCGGGTGCCAGATGAAAGGCAGATAGCTGACGAAGCACCACAGAGCCAGCGGCAGCACAAACGAGCAAATTGTGAGCAATAGACGCCGCTGGCCGTTCAACGGCTTGCGGATGGCGAGCCACGAGACGGTATCGAGATTTTTTCGGGAAGCGGATTTCACCGGTCGGTAGGTTGGGAAGCAAGGGGCCGCAGCGCGCGATCAAGCTGCGGCCCGGGCGTAGTCGCTACTGCTTGAGCTCTTTCGTAAGGCTCGGGTCGAGATACTTGGAAACATCCTGGCTTTGCTCGTAGACGCCCACCGTGCGATTGAAGGCGTCGACGACCTTCGTCGAGCCATAGACGGAGCCGAGGCCAGAGGCGTCCTTCCATCGCTCCAGCGATTCCTCGTAGGAGAGGATGTAGGTGCCTTCGAAGAAGGGCTCGTATTCCTGCGGCTTCACCGAAACGCGACTGGCGAGGATTTCGAGCGCTTCGTCGAAGTTCTGCTCGTCCTTGAGGTAGTCCACGATGCGGTACCACACCTTGGCGACCTTCACCCAGTCCGCGCGGCGCGACTCCAGGCTCTCGGGCGAAACGTAGAGCAGGTCGTAAATGATGCCCGGGGCATCGGCCGAGGTGAAGACGGGCGTCGAGCCGGCTACCGTCTTCAGCGCCTGGCCCGAGTTGGGCTGCCACGCGGCAACGGCGTCCACCGCGCCCGAGGCGAGCACTTGCGGCGTCTCGTTGGTGGGCGTGTTGACGATCGTCACGTCGGAGGGGTTCAGGCCGTGCTTCTTCAGCGCGGTGAGGAAAAGCAAGTGCTCCACGAAGCCTTCTTCCAGGCCGATCTTCTTGCCCTTGAGGTCTTTGACGGACTTGATGCCGGGGGCGGCCACGATCATGTCGTTGCCATTGGAAAAGTCGTTCAGGATAATCCCCACGGAGGGCTTGCCGGTCGCGCCCGTTACGAGAGCGTCGCCATTGGTCATGCAAACGGCGTCCACCTGGCCCGCCACATAGGCGTCCATCGAGGCCACGTAGTCGAACCAGAGGAACTGGACATCGACGCCCTCTTCCTGGAACCAGCCCTTCTTGATGCCAATTTCCCAGGCGACCCAGCCCGGCCAATCACTATAGGCGATTTTCAGCGCGTCCTTGGCGGAAAGCAGCGTGCAGAGAAACAGAGCGGCGCAGGCCAGGCCGGCTCGGCGGAACCATCGGGAAATGGAGGAAGTGGTATTCATCTCAGGACGGGGGAGGTTGGTATGAAGCGCCCAAACGTTTTGAACTGGACCAAATCTGCCCAACTGTGCATTTTTGCACAATCGAGCTGATGGGTGGCTGTTCAAAATATTACGTTTTGGACGTTTTTTAATACTTGCAGGACCTATGCCACCCCCTGCCCTTGCTCCGAGATTGCATAACATTGTGCACCGGATGTCGCTTTCCAAGCAGCCGCGCACAGTAGACTTGCGAACGCAAAAGCGCATGTCTGGGACTTGCCAGTTTGCGCGTTTTGCGCGACTCTACGGAAGAGATGTCCCAAGAATCCCTTGCCCAGAACGTCAGCCGCATCAGCATATCGCTGCCCAATTCCCTCCTGCAGTCACTCGACGAAATGATGGAGCGCCGCGGGTTCCATAACCGCTCGCAAGCTATCGCCGACATGATTCAGACGGGGTTGTTGAGCTATTACCAGGACGACCCCTCGGAGGTGATGGCGGGCATGATCACACTCGTCTACGACGAAGCCCGTCGCGGCCTGATGCAAAAGCTGGTCAAGATCCAGCGCGAGCACGTGGACGAGGTCATCAGCTCACAACATGTGCTGCTGGAGAACGCGCACGTGATGGAAGTCTGGACCGTCCAGGGCCCGATTTACCGCCTGCAGGAGATTGTGGACGAATTGGTCGGGACGCGCGGCGTCAGCTCGGTTAACTTGACGGTTACTTCCAAGCTGCTGCCGCCCATCCACGCGCGCCGCCAGCAGGGCTAAGCCCCGAGCAGCGACCAGACACCGAAAGCGGCTACGATGCAGCCAAAGACGGCTTGAGCCAAGGGCTGGCGAGCCAGCACACGCCCGACGCCATGCCCGGCGGCCACGATTGCCACGCTGCTGAGCACAAAGCCGAGCAGCGCCACTGTGCCGTGCAACTCGATACCATGGGCCATCGCATGGACGCCGGCCACGACTGCCGCGATTGCCGAAGCAGCGGCCAGATTGCCTGCACGTTGCCAGAGCAGCGGCACCGCCACGAGCGCGAGGCTGGCGCTCAAGGCATACTCCAGACCGCTGAAACCGCCTACGAGGCGCCCCACCAGCAGGCCCACCGCCAGCGAAGCCGCGATCACCCCGCCATAGGTTGCGGCCTGTGCTCCCCGGAAACGGGCCGAGACGAGGCCAAGCGCGAGCAGCCCGAGCAGGTGGTCGAGCCCCATTACGGGGTGCATGAAACCGGCTTCGAAGCCGTGCAGACCGTGGGAGTGGCCGGGGTGAGCGTAGGCGATCACGGGCAGCGTGAGGGCTGCCACGGCAAGGCTGGAACGAGAGAGCGTATTACGGAGGGTCATGGTGGTGTCAGGGAAGTGGTTAAGCGAGCAGGCGCCGGAGGGATGGCTCCGGCCGTTCGGCGGTTTCATAAGCAAAAGAGCGCAGGCGCTGCAGCAGGCGAGGCAACTCTCGGAGGTTACGACTGAGGACGCGCACCGCAAGCCCTCCCGCGGGTAGCGCCGTGGCCCCAAGCAGGCATTCGGGCGGCAGATCCCAGGCGTGCAGAGCTTCCGCACATTTCGAGACATCGCGGCGGGTGACCAATACGACGGTGCACTGCACGGCGGGTGTCAGCGCGCGCTGCCATGCGGCCCGTGCCCGGCTGCCCCGGTCGAAGCGACCACGTTCGCGCAGGGCCAGGGACTCGTCCAGTTGCACATCGAGCTGCGTATGGTAGCGCCCGAAGCGGAAGGCCTCCCCTCGTCGCAGTCGCCCCGGCCAGACCACGTCCAGCACGAGCGCTTCGCCGCCGTCGCGGCAATCGAGTTGCGTATGTTGTTGAAAATTCGCTTCGGCCTGTAGCACGGTCGCCTCCGGCCAGTATTCCAACCACGAATCCGCGCCGCATACGTCGAAACGGTTAATCGCTTCCGCCTGGTCGTGCGCATGCATCGGGTGGATGCGCATTGCCGCCTGCGACGTCAGCGTCATGGCGGCACCCTCGCGCACCTTCACGTCTAGCGTCAGGCTATCGCCGCCAAAGAGGCCGGTCGAAGGGCAATTGACCTGCAGCAAAAGGTGTCCGCCCTGCCAGCTCGGTTTGCTGACGTGCGCAGGGGCGGCGTGTCGACAACGCTGCAGCCGGGCCACGCCTTCGTGCGGCGCGACTTCGGCCCAGAGGCCGCCCTGCAGCGTCCGGCCTCGCGAGGGAGGCTCAGGCGTCACACGGACTGGTGGAGCGGAAAGAAGCATTGTTCCTCAAGCCACGCCAGAACCTCTGGCAGGCCCTTCTGACTCTTCAGGTCGCAAAAGATAAACGGGCGCTGGCCGCGCTGGGCCTTGGCGTCGCGGTCCATCACGCCAAGATCGGCACCCACATAGGGCGCGAGTTCGATCTTGTTGATGATGAGCAGGTCGGAGAAGCGGATGGCCGGCCCGCCCTTGCGCGGGATCTTGTCGCCCTCGGCCACGTCGATCACGTAAATGAAGGCGTCGACCAACTCCGGTGAGAAGGTGGCCGAGAGGTTGTCTCCACCGCTTTCCACGAGGATTACCTGCAGCTGGGGGAAGCGTTGGCAGAGGTCGGCAATTGCCGCGTCGTTCATGCTCGTGTCGTCGCGTACGGCCGTGTGCGGGCAGCCGCCCGTCTCGACCCCGACCACGCGGTCGGCCGGCAGCGCCTCCTGACGCACGAGAAATTCGGCGTCTTCCTTGGTGTAAATGTCGTTCGTGACCACCGCCACGTCATACTTTTCGCGTAGGGCCTGGCAGAGGCGCAGCAGCAACATCGTCTTGCCGGAGCCGACGGGGCCGCCGACGCCGATGCGGACGGGGCGCGGTTGGGATGCTTCGGGGTTCGCTTGAATCATACGATCAGGAAATGAAGAGTCGGGAAAAGGCGGTGGCGTGGCGGCAAGAGGCGAGGTCGAGCGTGGGCACGGTCACTCCGGCGTCGTCGCGGTCGATCTGGCACGAAGTCTCGACCACCTGCGGCAGCTCTTGCAAGAGCGGGGTGAGCAGCTTTTGACAGCCTTCCTGCCCGATGCGGATCAGCTTCATCGAGGCCTGGAGCACGGTGGTGAGGGTCTGATAGGCGTGCGCCGTCAGGGCTGCCGACAGCGGCATACCCCCAACCTGCGCCTGCAGGCCGTTGACGATTACCTGATGCCCGGGCGTCTGTTGGCTCTGGACCTGCGCCTGCAGGCTTTGCAGCCGTTTGTCGTCGTAGATACGCGCTAAAATGGCCAGACGACGCTGCCCAAGCTGGCGACTGGCTTGCCGCGCTTCGGCGGGCAGCACCGAGGCGTCGTAAAGGGCATCCAGCGCCAGGAATTCGTCTACGTCTTGCGCCTCGTAGGCGAAACGGAGAAATGGCAGCTCGAGCCCTTCCAGCGCGGCCAGCACCTCGTCTTGGAGAAAGGTTTCGAGCGTCGCCACGTCGTGCACCAAACCCAGCTCGACCGCGCCTTCGAGCCCATAGCTGTGCGCATAGCCGCCCGTCGGGAAAGTCGGGTCGGTCGTCTGCAGCAGGAAGGGCAGCCAGTCGAGCGGGTCGCGCGTTGGCTGACGCGGGAACCGGTCTTCAACCATGTCCGTGCGGGTGGTGATGATGATGGTGGCCGTGCTCCTCGTGCTCGTGATCGTGGTGATGATGGTGCCCCATCCCGGTGATCGGTGGCGCGTAACGGCGCTCGTCGCGACGGAACTCGATGCCCTCGCGCTCGATCAGCTGCATGATCGCAAGGTCATCCTCTACGACCATGCCATCGGGGGCGAATTCGGCCAGAAAGTGCAGGTTGCCGATCATCCAGCCGATGCGACCGGCCTCTTCGGGCGAGCAATACGGGATCACCACTACCGTTTCCGGTGCCTGCTCGATGCGGTAGCCTTTGTCGCCTGCGACGTGGATGCAGTCGCCGTGCGAGAGCGGTTGCGTGAGGTCGAAGCCGAAGTCGGTGCCGTCGGCGGCCTTTGCGCGCCAGCGACGGCGGGCGAGGTCGCGACGGTCGGCCACGAGATCAGTCCATTGGGTAACCCCGCTAGCGGCGGAGGCGGGAAGTGCTGCTTTTACCAGATTCATGCCGCCAGCCTAGAAGAGGAAGTAGCGTTGCGCCATCGGTAAAACCGTTGCGGGCTCACAAGTCAGCAGCTCGCCATCGGCCCGCACCTCGTAGGTCTCCGGGTCGACCGAGATATCCGGCAGGTAGTCGTTGAGCACCATGTCTTTTTTCGACAGCTCGCGACAGCTTTTGACCGCCACACAACGTTTGCGCAGGCCCAGCTGCTCCGGCACCTTGGCGTCGAGCGCGGCCTGGCTGACAAACGTGACGCTGGTGGCCGTGCGCGCGCCGCCAAAGGAGCCGAACATCGGGCGGTAGAAGGTCGGCTGCGGCGTCGGGATCGAGGCGTTCGGGTCGCCCATGTTGGCGAGCGCGATCATGCCGCCCTTCAGCACCAGCTCAGGCTTTACGCCGAAGAACGCGGGTTTGAAGAGCACCAGGTCGGCCAGCTTGCCGACTTCGACCGAACCCACCTCGTGCGCAAAGCCGCAGGCAATGGCCGGGTTGATCGTGTATTTGGCGAGGTAGCGCAGCACGCGAAAGTTATCGGCAGCAGGGTGTGCCTCATCCGTCATCGGGCCAAACTGGCGCTTCATCTTGTCCGCCGTTTGCCAAGTACGGATGACGACTTCCCCCACCCGTCCCATGGCCTGGCTGTCGCTCGACATGATCGAGATGGCGCCCCGGTCGTGCAGGATGTCCTCGGCGGCAATCGTCTGCGGGCGGATGCGGCTTTCGGCAAAGGCCACATCTTCCGGGATGCTCGAATCGAGGTGGTGACAGACCATGAGCATGTCGAGGTGCTCGTCGATCGTATTGACGGTAAAGGGGCGCGTAGGATTGGTCGACGACGGCAACACGTTGGGCGCGCCGCAGACCTTGAGGATGTCCGGCGCGTGCCCACCGCCTGCACCTTCGCTGTGGAAGGTATGGATTACGCGGCCCTTGAAAGCTTCCAGCGTCGTTTCGACAAAGCCGCTCTCGTTGAGCGTGTCGGTATGGATGGCGACCTGCACGTCCATCTCGTCCGCGACAGAGAGGCAGGTGTCGATGGCCACCGGTGTGGTGCCCCAGTCTTCGTGCAGCTTCAGGCCCATCGCGCCAGCCACGATTTGCTCGCGCAAGGCGTTACCGTTAGAGCTGTTGCCCTTGCCCATGAACCCGAGATTCATCGGGAAGGCGTCTGCCGCCTGCAGCATGCGGTGGATGTTCCAAGCGCCGGGCGTGCAGGTGGTGGCGTTGGTGCCCGTGGCGGGGCCCGTGCCGCCGCCCATCATGGTGGTGACGCCGCTGGCAAGGGCTTCGTCAATTTGCTGCGGACAGATATAGTGGATGTGCGAGTCGATGCCGCCCGCCGTGACGATGCTGCCTTCTGCAGCGATGACTTCGGTGGACGCCCCCACGATCATGCCCGGCGTGATGCCGTCCTGAATCAGGGGGTTGCCCGCGTGCCCGATGGCGGCGATACGGCCATCCTTGATCCCGATGTCGCACTTCACGATGCCGTGGATCGGATCGAGCAGCAAGGCGTTGGTCAGCACGAGGTCAAGGCAGTCGTGCGCGAGGTGCGTCGGCGACTGGCCCATGCCGTCGCGGATGACCTTGCCGCCGCCGAACTTGACTTCGTTGCCGTAGCCGCCGTTTTCCGCGATCAGGTCGCGCTCGACTTCGACAAAAAGCTCCGTATCGGCCAGGCGCACGCGGTCGCCCACGGTCGGGCCGAACATTTCGGCATACTGTTGACGTGAAAGGTGTAAAGGCATCGGGGCTCTCAGGCTTGGGGTTTCGGGAGGGGCGGCAGCTTGCCGTTGATGCGGCCATTGAGCCCGTGGACTTCGCGGCGACCGGCCAGTGCGACCAGTTCCACCTCGCGCTCATCGCCCGGCTCGAAACGGACGGCGGTGCCCGCAGGGATGTTGAGGCGGTAGCCGGTGGCGGCTTCGCGGTCGAATTCGAGGCTCGTATTGACCTCCGCAAAGTGGAAGTGGCTGCCGACCTGGATCGGGCGGTCGCCCACATTGGTCACGACAACCTGGATCGTGGGCAGGCCAACGTTGGCTTCGAGCGGCGGAGCGCCGGCGGGGGTAATGATTTCTCCGGGTTTCATGCGATCGGGTAGTGCACAGTGACGAGTTTGGTGCCGTCGGGGAAGGTGCCTTCGACTTGCACTTCGGAGAGCATTTCGGGCACGCCTTCCATCACGTCGTCGCGCTTCAGGATGGTGCGGCCGTAGTCCATCAACTCGGAGATGCTCTTGCCGTCGCGGATGCCCTCCAACAGCTCGTAAGTGAGGATAGCGGCGGCTTCGGGGTAGTTGAGCTTCAGGCCTCGCTGCTGGCGGCGGCGGGCCAGGTCGGCCGCGACTACGATCAGCAGCTTTTCTCTTTCGCGCGGGGTAAGGTGCATTAGACGGTCAAATGTTGTTCGATGTGCTCCTGGCTGAGGTCGCTCATGGCGCCACTGGCCACGACGCTGCCCCGGGTCATGATCGAAAAACGATCGCCGACCGCCTGGGCAAAGTCGAGGCTCTGTTCGACCAGCAGGATGCCCATCTTCCCCTCCTTGCGCAACAGCTTTAGGGTGTCTTCGATCAAGTCGATAATGTTCGGCTGAATACCCTCCGTCGGCTCGTCGAGGATGAGCAGCTTCGGGTCGGTAAGCAGGGCGCGGGCGATGGCGAGCTGCTGCTGCTGGCCGCCGGAAAGCACTCCACCCTTGCGGTGCAGCATTTCCTTGAGCACCGGGAAGAGTGTCAGCACACGGTCCATCTGCTCCTTGGCCTTGCGCCCGTAAACGACGACCGATACCTGCAGGTTTTCGCGAACGGTGAGGCTGGAAAAGATGTCGCGCCCTTGGGGCACAAAGCCGATGCCGAGGCGCGCGCGCTTTTCCGGCGGCAGGCCCTTCAGGTTTTTGCCTTGCAGGCTGATCTCGCCTTCATCGGTGTCGATCAGCCCCATGATGGACTTGAGGGTCGTCGTTTTGCCGACGCCGTTGCGGCCCATCAGGCAGAGGATCTCGCCCCGGTTAACCTGAAGGTCTACGCTGCGCAGGATCCGTGAGTGGTCGTAGCTGGCGCAAAGGCCCTTGACCGTAAGGACGGTTTCGCGCGGAGCGGTGTCGGTGGTAACGGCGGGTTCGGGAAGTATCGTGGCAGTCATGGCAGGCTTAGTTGGCGACGGGTTCGGGGCGACCGGCTTTGCGGCCCAAATAGACTTCGATCACTTTTGGGTCGCTCTGCACCTTGTCGACCGGCCCTTCGCAG
This Verrucomicrobiota bacterium JB022 DNA region includes the following protein-coding sequences:
- a CDS encoding ABC transporter substrate-binding protein, translated to MNTTSSISRWFRRAGLACAALFLCTLLSAKDALKIAYSDWPGWVAWEIGIKKGWFQEEGVDVQFLWFDYVASMDAYVAGQVDAVCMTNGDALVTGATGKPSVGIILNDFSNGNDMIVAAPGIKSVKDLKGKKIGLEEGFVEHLLFLTALKKHGLNPSDVTIVNTPTNETPQVLASGAVDAVAAWQPNSGQALKTVAGSTPVFTSADAPGIIYDLLYVSPESLESRRADWVKVAKVWYRIVDYLKDEQNFDEALEILASRVSVKPQEYEPFFEGTYILSYEESLERWKDASGLGSVYGSTKVVDAFNRTVGVYEQSQDVSKYLDPSLTKELKQ
- the nikR gene encoding nickel-responsive transcriptional regulator NikR, with translation MSQESLAQNVSRISISLPNSLLQSLDEMMERRGFHNRSQAIADMIQTGLLSYYQDDPSEVMAGMITLVYDEARRGLMQKLVKIQREHVDEVISSQHVLLENAHVMEVWTVQGPIYRLQEIVDELVGTRGVSSVNLTVTSKLLPPIHARRQQG
- a CDS encoding HupE/UreJ family protein; amino-acid sequence: MTLRNTLSRSSLAVAALTLPVIAYAHPGHSHGLHGFEAGFMHPVMGLDHLLGLLALGLVSARFRGAQAATYGGVIAASLAVGLLVGRLVGGFSGLEYALSASLALVAVPLLWQRAGNLAAASAIAAVVAGVHAMAHGIELHGTVALLGFVLSSVAIVAAGHGVGRVLARQPLAQAVFGCIVAAFGVWSLLGA
- a CDS encoding urease accessory protein UreD, which encodes MTPEPPSRGRTLQGGLWAEVAPHEGVARLQRCRHAAPAHVSKPSWQGGHLLLQVNCPSTGLFGGDSLTLDVKVREGAAMTLTSQAAMRIHPMHAHDQAEAINRFDVCGADSWLEYWPEATVLQAEANFQQHTQLDCRDGGEALVLDVVWPGRLRRGEAFRFGRYHTQLDVQLDESLALRERGRFDRGSRARAAWQRALTPAVQCTVVLVTRRDVSKCAEALHAWDLPPECLLGATALPAGGLAVRVLSRNLRELPRLLQRLRSFAYETAERPEPSLRRLLA
- the ureG gene encoding urease accessory protein UreG, translated to MIQANPEASQPRPVRIGVGGPVGSGKTMLLLRLCQALREKYDVAVVTNDIYTKEDAEFLVRQEALPADRVVGVETGGCPHTAVRDDTSMNDAAIADLCQRFPQLQVILVESGGDNLSATFSPELVDAFIYVIDVAEGDKIPRKGGPAIRFSDLLIINKIELAPYVGADLGVMDRDAKAQRGQRPFIFCDLKSQKGLPEVLAWLEEQCFFPLHQSV
- a CDS encoding urease accessory UreF family protein; this translates as MVEDRFPRQPTRDPLDWLPFLLQTTDPTFPTGGYAHSYGLEGAVELGLVHDVATLETFLQDEVLAALEGLELPFLRFAYEAQDVDEFLALDALYDASVLPAEARQASRQLGQRRLAILARIYDDKRLQSLQAQVQSQQTPGHQVIVNGLQAQVGGMPLSAALTAHAYQTLTTVLQASMKLIRIGQEGCQKLLTPLLQELPQVVETSCQIDRDDAGVTVPTLDLASCRHATAFSRLFIS
- the ureC gene encoding urease subunit alpha, whose product is MPLHLSRQQYAEMFGPTVGDRVRLADTELFVEVERDLIAENGGYGNEVKFGGGKVIRDGMGQSPTHLAHDCLDLVLTNALLLDPIHGIVKCDIGIKDGRIAAIGHAGNPLIQDGITPGMIVGASTEVIAAEGSIVTAGGIDSHIHYICPQQIDEALASGVTTMMGGGTGPATGTNATTCTPGAWNIHRMLQAADAFPMNLGFMGKGNSSNGNALREQIVAGAMGLKLHEDWGTTPVAIDTCLSVADEMDVQVAIHTDTLNESGFVETTLEAFKGRVIHTFHSEGAGGGHAPDILKVCGAPNVLPSSTNPTRPFTVNTIDEHLDMLMVCHHLDSSIPEDVAFAESRIRPQTIAAEDILHDRGAISIMSSDSQAMGRVGEVVIRTWQTADKMKRQFGPMTDEAHPAADNFRVLRYLAKYTINPAIACGFAHEVGSVEVGKLADLVLFKPAFFGVKPELVLKGGMIALANMGDPNASIPTPQPTFYRPMFGSFGGARTATSVTFVSQAALDAKVPEQLGLRKRCVAVKSCRELSKKDMVLNDYLPDISVDPETYEVRADGELLTCEPATVLPMAQRYFLF
- a CDS encoding urease subunit beta; translation: MKPGEIITPAGAPPLEANVGLPTIQVVVTNVGDRPIQVGSHFHFAEVNTSLEFDREAATGYRLNIPAGTAVRFEPGDEREVELVALAGRREVHGLNGRINGKLPPLPKPQA
- a CDS encoding urease subunit gamma, translating into MHLTPREREKLLIVVAADLARRRQQRGLKLNYPEAAAILTYELLEGIRDGKSISELMDYGRTILKRDDVMEGVPEMLSEVQVEGTFPDGTKLVTVHYPIA
- the urtE gene encoding urea ABC transporter ATP-binding subunit UrtE, coding for MTATILPEPAVTTDTAPRETVLTVKGLCASYDHSRILRSVDLQVNRGEILCLMGRNGVGKTTTLKSIMGLIDTDEGEISLQGKNLKGLPPEKRARLGIGFVPQGRDIFSSLTVRENLQVSVVVYGRKAKEQMDRVLTLFPVLKEMLHRKGGVLSGGQQQQLAIARALLTDPKLLILDEPTEGIQPNIIDLIEDTLKLLRKEGKMGILLVEQSLDFAQAVGDRFSIMTRGSVVASGAMSDLSQEHIEQHLTV